A segment of the Ananas comosus cultivar F153 unplaced genomic scaffold, ASM154086v1, whole genome shotgun sequence genome:
gcccaaccatcCTCATGCcgcttcgaacatgactcagtcCACTCAGCCTCATGcaatttcgaatatgactcgaccCAACATGAGCTTCCTCCACAGGGTAGGATGCTGGCCTATTTATGCCAACGATGGCCTATTTATGCCAACGATCCCCTTTCCAGCACCTATACATATTTGCAGTATacgggaatcgaacccgtgacatCTAGCTCTGATATTACtagtcggatcgttggcgctaatcattaatctcaaaagctcgagctgtaaGAAATACGCAACcgattcacttaaagtgtacagatacggtgtccacgggtctcgattgtgactcggttcAACCAGCCTCACGTCACTTCGAATATAACTCGGCCCACccaacctcacgccatttcgaacatggcTCGGCCCAACATGGTCTCCCGCCACAGGGTAGAATGCTGGCCGATTTAAGCCAACAAATTGCACCAATGGTCCGTaacctttattctttatccTAATTTGtcctttctatttttattaggTTTCGAACCTTTATATTTTGTAGCAGTCAACTAGTATCAACCCTAGAATAGGCTATATCAACACCAATAAAGTCCTGCTCATTTAAATTGTGGTCATGATCCGGCAATCGCTGATCAATTTTGGCAcaaaagttttcaaaattcTGTTCAGCATAAAAAATATCAGATACTCTGAGAAAGATATATAGTAGTCATCGTGTACGATGTCGAGATGGCCGTAAACAAGATTCTAACAATTAAGAATGTGAttctaaaaaaaacaaagaaaaattaaagaacATTTGTTGGTTAATAAGAAGTTAGGTAAAAGTTGGACACCAATGGAGTGATTAATCCTACATATATATTGCTTGTTCAATGAGCTCAAGCTTTTCTCAGAAGCAATTATCAGGTTTTGGTGGTGTTGATAAGTCGGATGTGGCACTTGGTCAGGTGCCAGCTCAACCACATTATTTTgtgaatccaaaaaaaaaaaaacatgtcaaCTAATGAGTGGTGGTAACTTCGAAGAAGAGTCataattcaattaaaataaaaacactagCATTTAGTAAAAGACCATGATTTTGaccttttgaaaaaaataaacataaaaatatataaaacttgcataaattataaattgttttGAGTCAATTATTGAACCTTTTAAAATGTTAATTgtactattcaattttttaatttacttattttgaCTCAGCCAATGATTCTTCcacttcaaattataaattaattacatgcgaaaattttatttatttatttattttatagaaattagTGCATACACTGTTtgtttttatgaaatttatgcattatatttttcttctctttcataaaaatataaaaactgaTTTACTGAACATACTTAGCGCATAATTGATtaagaatttgatgattggtatttgatgcttcaagtttttttttaaaaataaaatagcaactTGATCTATGTATCGCTGATACTTCCACGAAACAAACAATCTCAAATTAAGctgagctaaaaaaaaaaagaaaaaaaaaagaaaaaaaaaaaagggaaagagtCCGAGCTCCTTGCCTTTCTAATCCTATGTGGTAATCACAATTCACAGAGTCATTTTCAGCACACTCtcttaaaaaaagtaaaaaaaaacaaagaaagaaaaagaaaaagagagcaaCGACTAAAAGCCCTCCACGTGTCGCGAGATGCCGTCCACGTCACGTATGTCCCCACAATCATCCTCACCCATCCCCATACATCCCCCCATACATTCCCATATCATACATCACCATACATACATACGTATATACATACAACGCGTTAACCACGATCGCCTATTTAAAACACGCACCGTGGGAAACGCccagagatagagagagagaaagaagagagagagagagagagagagagatgtggagCTCATCCTCGGAAGACGAATCATTTGCGTCGTCCCCGACACGAAACCCTAGCCCCTTCCCAATGGAGAAGAGGCGATCGAAGAAGAAGCCGAAGcagaggagggcgagggcgagggcggaggaggaggaggaggaggaggagatggggtGGCGGGGGAGGGCGTGGGAGGAGGCGTGGCCGAGGAAGGGGAGGAtcgggggaggcggcggaggcggaggtggggTGATGCTCGAGGGCTATGTGGAGGGGTCGGAGAACGGATCGGAGGGGGGAGcgggggagggggaggtggGGAGGACGAAGAGCCTCACCGACGACGACCTCGAGGAGCTCAAGGGGTGCCTCGACCTAGGGTTTGGGTTCAGCTACGAGGAGATCCCCGAGCTGTGTAGTACCCTACCCGCCCTCGAGCTCTGCTACTCCATGAGCCAGCGCTTCCTCGACGAGCAGAGCCGATCGGCGGAGGGGGATGTTGCCGAGCCGAGCGCCGCATCgcctgcggcggcggcgtcgtcgacTCCGATCGCTAATTGGAGGATCTCTAGCCCTGGTGAGATCCCTCTCCTTTGTTGCTCGATTGgttaatttgttgcaattttgGGTAATTTTGGGATCCATGTGGTTTGGATCTGATTGATGGGGTTgtattgttttgtttttccaATTTCCCCATCAATTGgtggattattttattttattttattttttggtactTCTCCTAATAGCAATTGATGGTaaagtttggatttttatgAGATGAATAGTTCATTTCTAATCAAAAATGGGAATTTGATTAAGGATCTCAGATCCCTGTGGGAGATCTCAGATCGCAATGGGAGAGTTTAAGCTTCTAGCGAAATATGATtgttttacataatttaaacaCGGTTGAAATATGATCGTTCCACATAATTTAACATGACATTGGAGCATGGTTCCTGAGTTCGAGTCCCGCTAAGTTCTtagctttatttaatttttttctatttaattcaaatctgGGTATTTCAAAGTGTCTCGAACCGAAACGGGAGGGTAATACGttgattataaatatttgaaaatattatgtttttgaaggcttaaacttttagagtaaaACTTTTAGAGAATTGAAATTGGTTCACATAATTTAACACAAGATCTTACCTTATTCGCACATAGTTTCTCTTTCTTGTTGTAGCTCTAATTGTTGCTTAATTGTTTTTGTCAACTTTAGGCCAATGTATGATCAAATCATAACACTTGTAGTAGCTGTGAATAGCCGAAACCACTGCTTCGAGAATATTTCTCCATTGTATGATCAACTTAATAACACATACAGTAGCTGTAATTATTCTGAGCTTCTCTTTGAATCTGTTCTCATTGTATGGTAAAATCATAATATCTTTAATAGAAAACATCATCTGAAACCTCTCGGGTTTTTTTATCGCAGGGGATCATCCTGAGGAGGTTAAAGCAAGACTCAAGTATTGGGCTCAAGCAGTGGCATGTACCTTGAAATTATGCAGCTGATGGAGCAGCTGTAAAACTTACTTTTTGACATGAGAAACACTTCATGCGCGATCACGCACAATTTCCGCTCTTTAAGCAGCATTGCGGCTCAATTCCCCTCGGTGATGCAGTACAAGCACTGGCAGATGCATAGCACGCACCGAACCTGATTCGAACGATCACGCAGGGACGCTGATGCGGAAGAAATCTGGAAGCTGGAAAGAAGAATCCGCCGAGTCTTATCTCCATTTTCTTCATGTCGATACgaaatgtaattttttgatgTTAAATACGTTAAGTTCGAATAAAAGTGCCTTTTTTCTCTTCATCTGAGTAATTTTGTTGTTCCCATGCTATCTTCAGCTTAAAGATATGGTGAAATTCTGGGCAGTATTCCGAGTCCTTCCGCTATAACTCGAATCATACTTGCTTTAGCATTCTGCTTTTTTGTGATGGTTGGGAGTAATTCTATGTTTTGTTCAATTGAGATGGACAAGTTTGGATTTTGTGTATGAAAAACTCTTTGTGGCCATTGCAGTCTGCATGATGTAACAGGATCTTGGACCGAAACTTGCCGCtgaaagattcaaattggaacAAAAACATGTGGCGTCGAGAACAGGCGGTCGGTTTCTTAGGCCTAACGTCGATCGTACTACTGAAACAAAAACATGTACCGAAACAAAAACGTGTACA
Coding sequences within it:
- the LOC109704872 gene encoding uncharacterized protein LOC109704872, yielding MWSSSSEDESFASSPTRNPSPFPMEKRRSKKKPKQRRARARAEEEEEEEEMGWRGRAWEEAWPRKGRIGGGGGGGGGVMLEGYVEGSENGSEGGAGEGEVGRTKSLTDDDLEELKGCLDLGFGFSYEEIPELCSTLPALELCYSMSQRFLDEQSRSAEGDVAEPSAASPAAAASSTPIANWRISSPGDHPEEVKARLKYWAQAVACTLKLCS